In the genome of Streptococcus oralis, one region contains:
- the gatC gene encoding Asp-tRNA(Asn)/Glu-tRNA(Gln) amidotransferase subunit GatC — MKITQEEVTHVANLSKLKFSEEETAAFATTLSKIVDMVELLGEVDTTGVAPTTTMADRKTVLRPDMAEEGTDRDRLFKNVPEKENYYIKVPAILDDGGDA, encoded by the coding sequence ATGAAAATTACGCAAGAAGAGGTAACACACGTTGCCAATCTTTCAAAATTAAAATTCTCTGAAGAAGAAACTGCTGCCTTTGCGACTACCTTGTCTAAAATTGTTGATATGGTTGAATTGCTGGGAGAAGTCGACACAACTGGTGTCGCACCTACTACAACCATGGCAGACCGCAAGACCGTACTCCGCCCTGATATGGCCGAAGAAGGAACAGACCGTGACCGCTTGTTTAAAAATGTACCTGAAAAAGAAAACTACTATATCAAGGTACCAGCTATCCTAGATGATGGAGGAGATGCCTAA
- a CDS encoding TIGR02206 family membrane protein: MLHNFFTRFQTVPPPISLFWYGIMMLTLVLCIYGALVYHKNPKFVRLFKGIQILQLLALYSWYVGFGIPFSNSLPFYHCRLAMFAVVFLPDKWRSKQYFALLGASGAVFALVHPVFDPYDFPHITSFSFLIGHYALLVNSLIYLMNHYDKSLLKKYMIVAYTFVLNLFLVGVNMVTGGNYGLLRDTPFISNAPLWIKYLLVSVILSLSLLLFDILFKKRWKKRKDVKV; the protein is encoded by the coding sequence ATGCTACATAATTTTTTTACAAGATTCCAAACCGTTCCTCCTCCCATTTCGCTCTTTTGGTATGGGATTATGATGCTTACTTTAGTGCTTTGTATATATGGAGCACTTGTTTATCATAAAAATCCGAAATTTGTCCGCTTGTTTAAGGGAATTCAGATCCTCCAGTTACTAGCCCTTTATAGTTGGTATGTTGGCTTTGGGATTCCATTTTCTAATAGCCTTCCATTTTATCATTGCCGTTTGGCTATGTTTGCGGTGGTTTTCTTGCCAGATAAATGGCGGAGCAAGCAATATTTTGCCCTCTTAGGAGCAAGTGGAGCGGTATTTGCCTTGGTTCACCCCGTTTTTGACCCCTATGATTTTCCACACATCACCAGTTTTTCATTTTTGATTGGGCACTATGCCCTTTTGGTGAATTCCTTGATTTACTTGATGAATCACTACGACAAGAGCTTACTTAAGAAATATATGATTGTAGCCTATACTTTCGTTCTCAATCTCTTTCTAGTTGGGGTTAATATGGTGACCGGTGGAAATTATGGTCTCTTAAGAGATACACCGTTTATCTCAAATGCTCCTCTATGGATAAAGTACCTCCTTGTGTCGGTTATTCTTTCTCTATCTTTGCTTCTCTTTGATATCTTGTTCAAGAAACGGTGGAAAAAGAGAAAGGATGTCAAAGTCTAG
- a CDS encoding peptide chain release factor 3, with protein sequence MTIQEEIKKRRTFAIISHPDAGKTTITEQLLYFGGEIREVGTVKGKKTGTFAKSDWMDIEKQRGISVTSSVMQFDYDGKRVNILDTPGHEDFSEDTYRTLMAVDAAVMVVDSAKGIEAQTKKLFEVVKHRGIPVFTFMNKLDRDGREPLDLLQELEEVLGIASYPMNWPIGMGKAFEGLYDLYNQRLELYKGNERFASLEEGDKLFGSNPFYEQVKDDIELLNEAGNEFSEEAILAGELTPVFFGSALTNFGVQTFLETFLKFAPEPHGHKKTDGEIVDPYDKDFSGFVFKIQANMDPRHRDRIAFVRIVSGEFERGMSVNLPRTGKSAKLSNVTQFMAESRENVTNAVAGDIIGVYDTGTYQVGDTLTVGKNKFEFEPLPTFTPEIFMKVSAKNVMKQKSFHKGIEQLVQEGAIQLYKNYQTGEYMLGAVGQLQFEVFKHRMEGEYNAEVVMSPMGKKTVRWIKPEDLDERMSSSRNILAKDRFDQPVFLFENDFALRWFADKYPDVELEEKM encoded by the coding sequence ATGACTATTCAAGAAGAAATCAAGAAACGCCGTACCTTTGCCATTATTTCCCACCCGGACGCCGGGAAAACAACCATTACGGAGCAATTGCTCTATTTTGGAGGTGAGATTCGTGAGGTTGGTACGGTTAAAGGAAAGAAAACAGGGACTTTTGCCAAGTCTGACTGGATGGATATCGAGAAACAACGTGGGATTTCGGTCACTTCATCTGTTATGCAGTTTGACTACGACGGCAAACGCGTCAATATCCTAGATACACCAGGGCACGAGGACTTCTCAGAAGACACCTATCGAACCTTGATGGCGGTGGATGCTGCGGTCATGGTCGTTGACTCTGCCAAGGGTATCGAGGCCCAAACCAAGAAATTGTTTGAGGTTGTGAAGCACCGTGGCATTCCCGTCTTTACCTTTATGAACAAGCTGGACCGTGACGGTCGTGAACCGCTAGACCTCTTGCAAGAACTAGAAGAAGTCCTAGGTATTGCCAGCTACCCTATGAATTGGCCAATTGGTATGGGGAAAGCCTTTGAGGGCTTGTATGACCTTTATAACCAACGCTTGGAACTTTATAAAGGGAATGAACGTTTTGCCAGTCTGGAAGAAGGGGACAAACTCTTTGGAAGTAACCCATTTTATGAGCAAGTCAAGGATGATATTGAGCTTTTGAACGAAGCAGGAAATGAGTTTTCGGAAGAAGCTATTCTTGCAGGAGAACTGACTCCGGTCTTCTTCGGTTCAGCCCTGACTAACTTTGGGGTGCAGACCTTCCTTGAGACCTTCCTTAAGTTTGCTCCAGAACCTCATGGACACAAGAAAACAGATGGCGAAATTGTCGATCCTTACGACAAGGATTTCTCAGGGTTTGTCTTTAAAATCCAAGCCAACATGGATCCTCGTCACCGTGACCGTATCGCCTTTGTCCGCATCGTATCAGGTGAATTTGAGCGTGGAATGAGTGTCAACCTGCCTCGTACTGGGAAGAGTGCCAAACTGTCGAATGTCACTCAGTTTATGGCGGAAAGTCGTGAGAATGTGACCAATGCCGTGGCAGGTGATATTATCGGGGTTTACGATACAGGGACTTATCAGGTTGGAGACACTTTGACGGTTGGAAAAAACAAGTTTGAGTTTGAACCACTGCCAACCTTTACACCTGAGATTTTCATGAAAGTTTCTGCTAAGAACGTCATGAAACAAAAATCTTTCCACAAGGGAATCGAGCAATTGGTGCAAGAAGGAGCCATTCAGCTTTATAAGAATTACCAAACAGGCGAGTATATGCTGGGTGCTGTCGGACAACTCCAGTTTGAAGTCTTTAAGCACCGCATGGAAGGCGAGTACAATGCAGAAGTGGTCATGAGCCCAATGGGTAAAAAGACAGTTCGCTGGATCAAGCCTGAGGACTTGGATGAACGGATGTCCTCAAGCCGCAATATCTTGGCCAAAGACCGTTTTGACCAACCAGTATTCCTTTTTGAAAACGACTTTGCCCTTCGCTGGTTTGCGGATAAATATCCAGATGTAGAGTTGGAAGAAAAAATGTAA
- a CDS encoding aromatic acid exporter family protein, translated as MSITQRTTKLILATCLACFLAYFLDLSSAVSAGIIALLSLSDTRRSTLKLARNRLFSMLLALAIGVLVFQMTGYHIWSLGLYLALYVPLAYKMGWEIGITPSSVLVSHLLVQKSTSPDLLLNEVLLFLIGTSFALLVNLYMPSREKAIQSYHLQVEEKLKDILLRFKYYLSRGDGRNQAQLVDELDKLLDEALKLVYLDHSDHLFHQTDYHIHYFEMRQRQSGILRNMAQQVNTCHLAASESLILAQLFSKIAVQLSQTNPAHDLLDDIERYLQVFRHRSLPKTREEFETRATLLQLLREAETFIQVKVDFYQKYGN; from the coding sequence ATGTCTATCACCCAACGTACGACAAAACTGATCTTAGCGACCTGCCTCGCTTGTTTTCTCGCTTATTTTTTAGATTTATCATCAGCAGTTTCAGCTGGAATTATCGCTCTCTTAAGCCTCTCCGACACGCGCAGAAGCACGCTGAAATTAGCCCGTAACCGCCTCTTTTCCATGCTCCTAGCACTGGCTATAGGTGTTCTAGTCTTTCAAATGACAGGTTATCACATTTGGAGTCTCGGCCTCTATCTGGCTCTCTACGTGCCCCTAGCCTATAAAATGGGCTGGGAAATCGGCATCACACCTAGCAGTGTCTTGGTCAGTCATCTCTTGGTACAGAAGTCTACCTCTCCAGACCTCTTGCTCAATGAAGTGCTCCTCTTTCTCATCGGGACAAGCTTTGCTCTATTGGTCAACCTTTATATGCCCTCTCGTGAGAAAGCCATCCAAAGCTACCACCTTCAGGTCGAAGAAAAGTTAAAAGATATCCTGCTTCGTTTTAAATACTATCTGTCAAGGGGAGACGGACGCAATCAAGCCCAACTCGTTGACGAATTAGATAAGCTCCTTGATGAAGCCCTCAAGCTAGTCTATTTGGATCACTCGGATCACCTCTTTCACCAGACGGACTACCACATCCACTACTTTGAGATGAGACAGCGACAAAGTGGTATCCTGCGAAATATGGCCCAGCAGGTCAATACTTGTCACCTAGCCGCAAGTGAGAGTTTGATCTTAGCACAGCTCTTTTCAAAGATTGCTGTCCAGCTAAGTCAGACCAATCCTGCTCACGACCTACTTGATGACATTGAACGCTATCTGCAAGTCTTCCGCCATCGGAGTCTCCCCAAAACACGTGAGGAGTTTGAGACCCGTGCCACCCTCCTGCAGCTACTACGCGAAGCCGAAACCTTCATTCAGGTCAAGGTCGATTTTTATCAAAAATATGGAAACTAG